AAAATTCCGGAAATTATGTTTTTCCGGAATTTTAATTTAGTTTTCAAAAAAGTCAACATCTTCGTTACTGATACTGACAATATATTCTATACCATCTATTGCTTTAGAAATGATTTGGTTCCGAAGCATGTTGGACATATTCTCCCAATACGCTCTTCCGTAAAAAGAATAATTCTGAGGGATAATTTCAATCTCTACTGTTCGTACAAAACCTTCCTTAGGCTTATTACTGATCATAGTTCCCCTTCTCACCCTTACCTCTTTCAGTTCATCTTTAAGTACCATTCTGCAATAATTTTTCACATCTTCCAATGAGATTATCTTATCACGGGTTGTAAGTGCATATTTATAGGCCTGAATGCTGTCTGTTCCTTTTTGTTCCTCAGCTCCTCCGATTGTTTCTGTAAGAAGTACTAAAGACTGCGATTTCAGCTGATTGGATAATTCGGTTCCCGGACGCATATGATTGGCCAGAGTACAATGAGTAATCCAAAAGGATGCATATGTATGATCAGTCTTTTCAACAGGTTCCATAATAACGTAATTCAGTTCCTGCTTGATACTTCTTTTAGCATTATTAACCTTTTGTACCATTGATTTCATTTTATCAGACATCTCGCTCAACATCCCTTTTACATTGTCCCTGTTTAAAAGTGAAAATGCTGCAATCTCGTCTCTTGTGAGTTCCAGAACATTGGCAATCATATCGACTGCATTTCTGTTGGTAAAGCGTTCCATTCCTCCTTTTCTTACCGTATAAAGTCCTTTTTTAAGGTCATCGGTCGGAGTAAAAGGAATTTCCGTATATCTCCTTCCCTCTCCATCCTGTACCTCATCAACATATAAGAAATGTTCTCCCTCATCTGTTACCAAAGGAATGTTATTTCCCATGATATCAAGGCTGTATTCCGTTTTTTTCCATCCTCTGTTATAAATAGGAAAAGCATTGAAAACAAATGAGAAATTATCCAGAATTTCTGAAGAAAACTGTGGCGGAAATTCAAAAGTCAGCCATAGATATTGTTTTCCATCAATATATTTTTCTATCTCTTCTCTTCCTTCAAGGAAATTCAGATTCTGTGGGAGTTTACCGGATTCAGAAAATAAGCTGTTTGATAAGCCTGTTATTTCAATGAATTTGTGATGGTAGATGCTTTTAATATCTTCAATTGTTTTTGTCCTGATCGATTGTTCACGGAACATTTGTTCATATCCTTCTGCCTGAGCATTTTTAAGATATGATAAGCCTTCCCTCACAAATAATGGATTGCCATCGCTTGTAACCGTAAGATAAGGCAATAGCTTATAAACAAAGTCCAGATGTTCAAAGGCAGGATTGGAGCAAAATATACTTAAATATTTAGGAAAATTCTCACTTACGTACTTAGAGACATCCACTCCAATGGTTACCTTACGGTAATCTTCCGGTTTTCCCTGAAATCTTGAAATAGGTATTTTATTCAGTCGGTCATCGATACTATAGCATGTATTCCCTACAAACATAATAGAAGTTTGAATTCTATTGATTCTTACATTACCGATTGGCGTAAAAGGAATGTTAACCTGTTTATCCGATTCTGATTTAACCGTAGAGGTCATCTGCTTTCTAAAGAAAAACTCCGTATGCTCAAGCAATACTTCTGAAGATTCTGAAGGTTGAGTAAAGGCAATAGCATGCGATGGAATTGGATGTGTATAAAT
The sequence above is drawn from the Chryseobacterium daecheongense genome and encodes:
- a CDS encoding type VI secretion system baseplate subunit TssF, with the protein product MNLDQNIYSKESVKARMLQNATKVWGLKSPQSLDPFVKLLIDAFSTEIFKANNEIQTVNARILEKLAKLLTPSIYTHPIPSHAIAFTQPSESSEVLLEHTEFFFRKQMTSTVKSESDKQVNIPFTPIGNVRINRIQTSIMFVGNTCYSIDDRLNKIPISRFQGKPEDYRKVTIGVDVSKYVSENFPKYLSIFCSNPAFEHLDFVYKLLPYLTVTSDGNPLFVREGLSYLKNAQAEGYEQMFREQSIRTKTIEDIKSIYHHKFIEITGLSNSLFSESGKLPQNLNFLEGREEIEKYIDGKQYLWLTFEFPPQFSSEILDNFSFVFNAFPIYNRGWKKTEYSLDIMGNNIPLVTDEGEHFLYVDEVQDGEGRRYTEIPFTPTDDLKKGLYTVRKGGMERFTNRNAVDMIANVLELTRDEIAAFSLLNRDNVKGMLSEMSDKMKSMVQKVNNAKRSIKQELNYVIMEPVEKTDHTYASFWITHCTLANHMRPGTELSNQLKSQSLVLLTETIGGAEEQKGTDSIQAYKYALTTRDKIISLEDVKNYCRMVLKDELKEVRVRRGTMISNKPKEGFVRTVEIEIIPQNYSFYGRAYWENMSNMLRNQIISKAIDGIEYIVSISNEDVDFFEN